In Streptomyces sp. RFCAC02, the following proteins share a genomic window:
- the thrS gene encoding threonine--tRNA ligase produces MADIRVIIQRDSEREERVVTTGTTAAALFEDDRSVVAVRVAGALRDLTRELADGDEIEPVTLASQDGLDILRHSTAHVMAQAVQELFPEARLGIGPPIKDGFYYDFDVPEPFNPEDLARIEKRMQQIQKQGQRFSRRVVGDDEARAELAAEPYKLELIGLKGAAADAAEGAGAEVGAGELTIYDNLDPKTGETCWKDLCRGPHLPSTRLIPAFKLMRSAAAYWRGSERNPQLQRIYGTAWPSKDELKAHLAFLAEAEKRDHRRLGTELDLFSIPEELGSGLAVFHPKGGTVRRVMEDYSRRRHEESGYEFVNTPHISKRRLFEISGHLPNYDESMFPPMEFEGQDYYLKAMNCPMHNLIFRARGRSYRELPLRLFEFGTVYRYEKSGVVHGLTRTRGFTQDDSHIYCTKEQMPDELDALLTFVLGLLRDYGLSDFYLELSTRGDSDKFIGEPEEWAEATEVLRQAAGKQGLELVLDPGGAAYYGPKISVQARDAIGRSWQMSTIQVDFQQPKRFELEYTAADGSRQQPVMIHRALFGSIERFFAVLLEHYAGVFPPWLAPVQAVGIPIGDTHVPYLQEFAAEAKAQGLRVEVDASSDRMQKKIRNAQKAKIPFMVIAGDDDVAKGAVSFRYRDGSQKNGVPRDEALREIAEAVASRVQV; encoded by the coding sequence GTGGCAGACATCCGTGTGATCATCCAACGCGATTCCGAGCGGGAAGAACGCGTGGTGACCACGGGCACTACGGCCGCCGCGCTCTTCGAGGACGACCGCTCCGTCGTCGCCGTCCGCGTCGCGGGCGCCCTGCGGGACCTGACCCGTGAGCTCGCCGACGGGGACGAGATCGAGCCCGTCACCCTCGCCTCGCAGGACGGGCTCGACATCCTGCGCCACTCCACCGCGCACGTCATGGCCCAGGCGGTGCAGGAGCTCTTCCCCGAGGCCAGGCTCGGCATCGGCCCGCCCATCAAGGACGGGTTCTACTACGACTTCGACGTCCCCGAGCCGTTCAACCCGGAGGACCTCGCCCGCATCGAGAAGCGGATGCAGCAGATCCAGAAGCAGGGCCAGCGCTTCTCCCGCCGCGTCGTCGGCGACGACGAGGCCCGCGCCGAACTCGCGGCCGAGCCCTACAAGCTGGAGCTGATCGGCCTCAAGGGCGCCGCCGCCGACGCGGCCGAGGGCGCGGGCGCCGAGGTCGGCGCCGGCGAACTCACCATCTACGACAACCTCGACCCGAAGACCGGCGAGACCTGCTGGAAGGACCTGTGCCGCGGGCCGCACCTGCCGAGCACCCGGCTCATCCCGGCGTTCAAGCTGATGCGCAGCGCCGCCGCGTACTGGCGCGGCAGCGAGCGCAACCCGCAGCTCCAGCGCATCTACGGCACTGCCTGGCCGTCGAAGGACGAACTGAAGGCGCACCTCGCGTTCCTCGCCGAGGCGGAGAAGCGCGACCACCGCCGCCTCGGCACGGAGCTTGACCTCTTCTCCATTCCCGAGGAGCTGGGCTCGGGCCTGGCCGTCTTCCACCCCAAGGGCGGCACGGTGCGCCGCGTGATGGAGGACTACTCGCGCCGCCGCCACGAGGAATCGGGATACGAATTCGTCAACACGCCGCACATCAGCAAGCGGCGTCTCTTCGAAATCTCCGGCCACCTGCCGAACTACGACGAATCCATGTTCCCGCCCATGGAATTCGAAGGCCAGGATTATTACCTGAAGGCCATGAACTGCCCGATGCACAACCTGATTTTCCGGGCGCGCGGGCGGTCCTACCGGGAATTGCCGCTGCGGCTGTTCGAGTTCGGCACGGTCTACCGGTACGAGAAGTCCGGTGTCGTCCACGGCCTCACCAGGACCCGCGGGTTCACCCAGGACGACTCCCACATCTACTGCACCAAGGAGCAGATGCCGGACGAGCTGGACGCGCTCCTCACCTTCGTCCTCGGCCTCCTGCGGGACTACGGCCTCTCCGACTTCTACCTGGAGCTGTCCACCCGGGGCGACAGCGACAAGTTCATCGGTGAGCCGGAGGAGTGGGCGGAGGCCACCGAGGTGCTGCGCCAGGCGGCCGGCAAGCAGGGTCTCGAACTCGTCCTCGACCCCGGCGGCGCCGCGTACTACGGTCCGAAGATCTCCGTGCAGGCCAGGGACGCCATCGGGCGGAGCTGGCAGATGTCCACGATCCAGGTCGACTTCCAGCAGCCCAAGCGCTTCGAGCTGGAGTACACCGCGGCCGACGGCTCGCGGCAGCAGCCCGTCATGATCCACCGCGCGCTGTTCGGCTCGATCGAGCGGTTCTTCGCCGTCCTGCTGGAGCACTACGCCGGTGTCTTCCCGCCGTGGCTCGCCCCGGTGCAGGCGGTCGGCATCCCGATCGGCGACACCCACGTCCCCTACCTCCAGGAGTTCGCCGCCGAGGCGAAGGCCCAGGGGCTGCGGGTCGAGGTGGACGCGTCGTCCGACCGCATGCAGAAGAAGATCCGCAACGCCCAGAAGGCCAAGATCCCCTTCATGGTGATCGCGGGCGACGACGACGTGGCGAAGGGCGCCGTCAGCTTCCGCTACCGCGACGGCTCCCAGAAGAACGGCGTCCCGCGCGACGAGGCGCTCCGCGAGATCGCCGAGGCCGTCGCCTCCCGCGTCCAGGTCTGA
- a CDS encoding SRPBCC family protein, translating to MEIVMGANAGQARYRFSTVWSLPAPRETVRAVLECPQSYPRWWREVRRVVPTGPDSGHCAFRSALPVTLRVDVAAARREPAAGILEIGLSGDLDGFLRWTLTAAEGRTLVRFDQDTALRHPLLRRLPAAARPLLRANHARMMRSGERGLRAWLGAHLEES from the coding sequence ATGGAGATCGTCATGGGCGCGAACGCGGGGCAGGCCCGTTACCGGTTCTCCACCGTCTGGTCGCTGCCGGCGCCGCGGGAAACGGTCCGGGCGGTGCTCGAGTGTCCGCAGAGCTATCCGCGGTGGTGGCGCGAGGTGCGGCGGGTCGTCCCGACCGGCCCCGACAGCGGCCACTGCGCCTTCCGCTCGGCCCTGCCCGTGACGCTGCGCGTCGATGTGGCCGCCGCGCGCCGCGAGCCCGCCGCGGGCATCCTGGAGATCGGCCTCTCCGGCGACCTCGACGGTTTCCTGCGGTGGACCCTCACCGCCGCGGAGGGCCGCACGCTCGTCCGCTTCGACCAGGACACCGCCCTGCGCCACCCGCTCCTGCGCCGTCTCCCCGCCGCCGCGCGCCCGCTCCTGCGGGCCAACCACGCCCGCATGATGCGCTCGGGGGAGCGCGGTCTGCGGGCCTGGCTGGGTGCGCATTTGGAAGAGAGCTGA
- a CDS encoding SsgA family sporulation/cell division regulator yields the protein MNTTVSCELHLRLVVSSESSLPVPAGLRYDTADPYAVHATFHTGAEETVEWVFARDLLAEGLHRPTGTGDVRVWPSRSHGQGVVCIALSSPEGEALLEAPARALESFLKRTDAAVPPGTEHRHFDLDSELSHILAES from the coding sequence ATGAACACCACGGTCAGCTGCGAGCTGCACCTGCGCCTCGTCGTGTCGAGCGAGTCCTCACTACCTGTACCCGCGGGGCTGCGGTATGACACGGCGGACCCCTACGCCGTCCACGCGACGTTCCACACCGGAGCCGAAGAAACCGTCGAATGGGTTTTCGCCCGGGATCTCCTGGCCGAGGGGCTCCATCGCCCCACCGGCACGGGGGATGTCCGGGTGTGGCCCTCCCGGAGCCACGGGCAGGGAGTCGTCTGCATCGCCCTGAGTTCGCCCGAGGGCGAGGCGCTGCTGGAGGCTCCGGCCCGCGCACTCGAATCGTTCCTGAAGCGGACGGACGCCGCTGTCCCGCCCGGCACGGAACACCGTCATTTCGACCTCGACTCGGAACTCTCGCACATCCTGGCCGAGAGTTAG
- a CDS encoding DsbA family protein produces the protein MNPNRPRRVVIDQWCDLQCPDCHRAESDVRALRERFGDALELRRRHFPLPGHPHALAAAQAAEEAFAQGRGDAYWTALLARWAELGERGPRLLTELAAELGLDAGEVDTALIDGRHLLAVDADHAEGQALGVTGTPTYVVGGERLDGGRSQEGLRERIEAIVEALLAQDSGL, from the coding sequence ATGAACCCGAACCGCCCCCGTCGCGTGGTCATCGACCAGTGGTGCGACCTCCAGTGCCCCGACTGTCACCGTGCGGAGTCCGACGTGCGGGCGCTGCGCGAGCGGTTCGGTGACGCGCTGGAGCTGCGCCGGCGGCACTTCCCGCTGCCCGGCCACCCGCACGCCCTGGCGGCCGCCCAGGCGGCCGAGGAGGCATTCGCCCAGGGGCGCGGCGACGCGTACTGGACGGCGCTGCTGGCCCGTTGGGCCGAGCTCGGCGAGCGCGGCCCCCGCCTGCTGACGGAGCTGGCGGCCGAGCTGGGGCTCGACGCCGGCGAGGTGGACACGGCACTGATCGACGGGCGGCACCTGCTCGCCGTGGACGCCGACCACGCGGAGGGCCAGGCACTCGGTGTGACGGGGACGCCGACCTACGTCGTCGGCGGGGAGCGGCTGGACGGGGGCCGCAGCCAGGAGGGGCTGCGGGAGCGGATCGAGGCGATCGTCGAGGCGCTGCTCGCTCAGGACAGCGGCTTGTAG
- a CDS encoding GNAT family N-acetyltransferase → MTTTLRPEGPPEPTPDGGRTRAYSIRVNGRDAGRVVLAAGPGRPAAGRIVRLHVAPEERRRGRGTVAALAAEEVLRAWGCAGAEAAVPAGEAAALRLAAALGWRERVRTFSADLAAAPWDDPGTPVSAGLPARPPGADGPADGAAFTEALRAAVRAARAAGTATLALDLPADDPHAARLAAAHGLRAAVHHFYKPLS, encoded by the coding sequence ATGACGACGACACTGCGCCCCGAGGGGCCGCCGGAGCCCACCCCGGACGGCGGCCGGACCCGTGCCTACAGCATCCGCGTCAACGGCCGCGACGCCGGCCGTGTCGTGCTCGCCGCGGGACCCGGCCGTCCCGCGGCCGGCCGGATCGTCCGCCTCCATGTCGCGCCGGAGGAGCGGCGCCGGGGGAGGGGCACGGTCGCCGCGCTCGCCGCCGAGGAGGTCCTGCGGGCGTGGGGCTGCGCCGGTGCGGAGGCGGCCGTCCCCGCGGGGGAGGCCGCCGCGCTGCGCCTGGCCGCCGCCCTGGGCTGGCGCGAACGCGTCCGCACGTTCTCCGCCGACCTGGCCGCCGCCCCGTGGGACGACCCGGGCACGCCCGTGAGCGCCGGCCTCCCAGCCCGTCCGCCGGGCGCCGACGGTCCGGCGGACGGCGCGGCCTTCACCGAGGCCCTCCGTGCCGCCGTCCGCGCGGCACGGGCCGCCGGCACCGCCACGCTCGCCCTCGACCTGCCCGCCGACGACCCGCACGCCGCCCGCCTCGCCGCCGCGCACGGCCTCCGGGCGGCCGTCCACCACTTCTACAAGCCGCTGTCCTGA